A genomic segment from Acidimicrobiia bacterium encodes:
- a CDS encoding GNAT family N-acetyltransferase encodes MGLVVRALTEDLWPALEDLFATTGPVGRCWCMYWRIGSTYRSRSPDANKESFREVVSAGPPPGLLAFDDDIAVGWCQLTPREALPALDRTRRLARVDDKPVWSISCFYIRKGYRRQGVTSALIHAALVTARRAGAVAVEAYPLDAELTPSASHTGYLTTFERAGFTTVARHLPPRPIMRYEFRSTAS; translated from the coding sequence ATGGGACTCGTCGTGCGAGCACTCACCGAGGATCTGTGGCCTGCGCTGGAGGATCTCTTCGCCACCACCGGTCCGGTGGGTCGGTGTTGGTGCATGTACTGGCGGATCGGCAGCACGTACCGAAGCCGCTCACCAGATGCCAACAAGGAGTCCTTCCGCGAAGTCGTGTCTGCGGGTCCTCCGCCAGGACTGCTCGCGTTCGACGACGACATCGCGGTCGGTTGGTGCCAACTCACGCCTCGCGAGGCCCTACCGGCGCTCGACCGAACGCGGCGACTCGCACGCGTCGATGACAAGCCCGTGTGGTCGATCTCGTGCTTCTACATCCGCAAGGGCTACCGACGCCAAGGTGTCACCTCGGCGCTGATCCATGCCGCGCTCGTAACCGCTCGACGTGCCGGAGCGGTCGCCGTCGAGGCGTACCCGCTCGATGCCGAGTTGACGCCCAGCGCGTCACACACCGGCTATCTCACGACGTTCGAACGCGCAGGCTTCACAACCGTCGCTCGACACCTCCCTCCACGCCCGATCATGCGATACGAGTTCCGCTCGACCGCCAGCTGA
- a CDS encoding cupin domain-containing protein yields MANLVGKSFDAPDETRKPEKTTVEVVDLGDGIKAARLTMQPGWRWSECVKPVVGTDRCQVRHVGAVLSGRIHVVHDDGTEAEAGPGEAYRIEPGHDAWILGDEPFVAYEFESSSAATYGAASG; encoded by the coding sequence ATGGCGAATCTGGTCGGCAAGAGCTTCGACGCACCTGACGAGACGAGAAAGCCCGAGAAGACGACCGTCGAAGTCGTTGACCTCGGCGACGGCATCAAGGCTGCGCGCTTGACGATGCAGCCCGGATGGCGGTGGTCGGAGTGCGTCAAGCCAGTCGTCGGCACAGATCGCTGTCAAGTTCGGCACGTCGGCGCAGTCCTGTCAGGTCGGATCCACGTGGTCCATGACGACGGGACCGAAGCCGAGGCGGGTCCCGGTGAGGCGTACCGCATCGAGCCCGGTCACGACGCTTGGATCCTTGGGGACGAGCCGTTTGTGGCCTACGAGTTCGAGAGCTCGAGCGCCGCAACATACGGCGCGGCATCGGGCTGA